In Solanum pennellii chromosome 7, SPENNV200, the following are encoded in one genomic region:
- the LOC107026027 gene encoding glycine-rich cell wall structural protein 2-like — MAKVKAFSLLVLLVFSSFIVFSESRVARMDLGLNLGGIGLGVGIGLGLGGGSGSGAGAGAGSGSGSSSSSSSSSSSSSSSSGGGGGGGSEAGSSAGSYAGSRAGSGSGNRGGSSGSGYGGGQGSGYGGGNGGN, encoded by the coding sequence ATGGCTAAGGTGAAGgctttttctcttcttgtttTGCTTGTTTTTTCAAGCTTTATTGTGTTCTCTGAAAGTAGAGTTGCAAGGATGGATTTAGGGTTGAATTTGGGTGGAATTGGTCTTGGTGttgggatagggttagggttaggtggtGGAAGTGGTTCAGGTGCTGGTGCAGGAGCTGGCTCAGGATCAGgatcaagttcaagttcaagctCGAGTTCTAGTTCTAGTTCATCTTCCTCAGGaggaggtggtggtggtggttctGAGGCGGGCTCATCTGCAGGGTCATACGCTGGATCAAGAGCTGGTTCTGGATCTGGAAACCGAGGTGGGTCCAGTGGTAGTGGATATGGAGGTGGACAGGGTAGTGGGTATGGTGGAGGAAATGGTGGCAACTAA